A genomic region of Pyrus communis chromosome 14, drPyrComm1.1, whole genome shotgun sequence contains the following coding sequences:
- the LOC137715822 gene encoding cell division protein FtsZ homolog 1, chloroplastic-like: MAAWTSPNDLISTTSSSIAAAFHHHKALPSLGTCIPLSGKRSSPRKRSRFGVVSCSFVPTESAKIKVVGVGGGGNNAVNRMIGSGLHGVDFYAINTDAQALLQSAAEYPLQIGELLTRGLGTGGNPLLGEQAAEESKEAISNALKGSDLVFVTAGMGGGTGSGAAPIVAQISKEAGYLTVGVVTYPFSFEGRKRSLQAFEAIEKLQKNVDTLIVIPNDRLLDIADEQTPLQDAFLLADDVLRQGVQGISDIITIPGLVNVDFADVKAVMKNSGTAMLGVGVSSSKNRAEEAAEQATLAPLIGSSIQSATGVVYNITGGKDITLQEVNRVSQVVTSLADPSANIIFGAVVDDRYNGELHVTIIATGFSQSFQKTLLTDPKAAKLLDKVAGGQESRGIPLPLKSSTSPSTISSKPSPRKLFF, encoded by the exons ATGGCTGCATGGACAAGCCCGAACGACCTAATCTCGACGACGTCGTCCTCAATTGCCGCAGCATTTCACCACCACAAGGCACTGCCTTCCCTCGGAACATGCATTCCTCTGAGCGGCAAGAGAAGTAGCCCACGGAAGCGTTCCCGTTTTGGGGTCGTCAGCTGTTCCTTTGTGCCCACGGAATCGGCCAAGATTAAGGTCGTTGGGGTCGGCGGAGGTGGCAACAATGCCGTTAATCGCATGATTGGCAGCGGTTTACAT GGTGTTGATTTCTACGCCATAAACACGGATGCTCAGGCACTCTTGCAGTCTGCTGCTGAGTACCCGCTTCAAATTGGGGAGCTTTTGACTCGTGGACTAG GTACTGGTGGGAATCCGCTTTTGGGGGAGCAAGCGGCTGAGGAATCAAAAGAAGCTATTTCAAATGCTCTAAAGGGCTCAGATCTTGTCTTTGTAACAGCTGGGATGGGTGGAGGAACAGGGTCTGGTGCTGCCCCTATTGTTGCACAGATATCCAAAGAGGCAGGTTATTTGACTGTTGGTGTGGTTACCTACCCCTTCAGCTTTGAAGGGCGTAAAAGATCTTTGCAG GCATTCGAGGCCATTGAAAAGTTGCAGAAAAATGTTGACACTCTAATAGTGATACCGAACGATCGCCTCCTTGATATTGCTGATGAGCAGACACCCCTTCAAGATGCTTTCCTTCTTGCTGATGATGTTTTACGTCAGGGAGTGCAAGGAATTTCTGACATAATTACA ATACCCGGACTGGTAAATGTGGATTTTGCAGATGTAAAGGCAGTCATGAAAAACTCAGGAACTGCAATGCTCGGAGTAGGTGTTTCCTCGAGCAAAAACCGTGCAGAAGAAGCAGCTGAACAGGCGACTTTGGCTCCTCTGATTGGATCTTCAATTCAATCAGCTACTGGCGTTGTGTATAATATCACAGGTGGAAAGGACATAACCCTGCAGGAAGTCAACAGAGTGTCTCAG GTCGTGACGAGTTTGGCAGATCCTTCTGCTAACATAATATTTGGGGCTGTTGTGGATGATCGCTACAACGGAGAGCTTCATGTGACTATTATTGCAACAGGCTTTTCGCAGTCATTTCAGAAGACGCTACTAACAGACCCCAAGGCAGCAAAGCTGCTTGACAAGGTTGCAGGGGGTCAAGAAAGCAGAGGgattccccttcccctaaaGTCCTCAACCTCGCCCTCCACCATTTCATCAAAACCGTCTCCGAGAAAGCTTTTCTTTTAG
- the LOC137716064 gene encoding transcription initiation factor TFIID subunit 6-like → MSNVPKEAIEVVAQSIGISNLSPDVALALTPDVEYRVREIMQEAIKCMRHSRRTILTTDDVDSALKLRNVDPIYGFASGDPLRFKRAAGHKDLFYIDDKDVEFKDVIEAPLPRAPLDVSITAHWLAIEGVQPAIPENASVEALAAYSDVKKSEYKEDGLPVEIKLPVKHVLSRELQLYFEKITELTRRSSSTLFKEALVSLATDSGLHALVPYFTCFVADEVTRNLNNFPLLFALMRLVRSLLQNPHIHIEPYLQQLMPSVITCLVAKRLGNRYTDNHWELRNFTANLVSSICKRFGHVYHNLQPRLTRTLLHAFLDPTKALSQHYGAIQGLAALGPTVVRLLILPNLDSYMQLLEPEMILEKQKNELKRQEAWRVYGALLNAAGQCMHDRLKLFHSLLSPPAHAVWKRNGKVATTMTNKRKASTDNMMQQPPLKKLATDGAVGAMPMNSMQVDMQGAAGGFSTSVSMSHQLPKEHMLGREVSGKMVKGSTVLAQAWKEETDAGHLMASLFEYFGESVFSFTPKPELSFFL, encoded by the exons ATGAGTAATGTGCCGAAAGAAGCGATAGAAGTTGTAGCACAGAGCATTGGCATTTCCAATTTGTCCCCCGATGTCGCTCTTGCTCTTACCCCGGATGTTGAGTACCGGGTCCGAGAGATCATGCAG GAGGCAATTAAATGCATGCGGCATTCGAGACGGACTATTCTGACTACAGATGATGTGGATAGTGCACTTAAATTAAGAAACGTGGAC CCAATATATGGGTTTGCCTCTGGAGATCCTTTGAGATTCAAGAGAGCTGCTGGACATAAGGATTTGTTCTACATTGATGACAAGGATGTGGAATTTAAAGAT GTCATTGAAGCACCTTTACCAAGGGCACCACTTGATGTATCAATTACTGCTCACTGGCTGGCAATTGAAGGTGTTCAACCtgcaattccagaaaatgcttctGTTGAAG CACTTGCAGCGTACTCTGATGTCAAAAAATCTGAATACAAGGAAGATGGACTTCCTGTAGAGATTAAATTGCCTGTTAAGCATGTATTGTCAAGGGAACTTcag CTTTACTTTGAGAAGATTACAGAGCTTACTCGCAGGTCTAGTTCCACCCTCTTCAAAGAAGCATTAGTGAGCTTGGCAACAGATTCCGGACTCCATGCGTTGGTTCCATACTTCACATGCTTTGTTGCTGATGAG GTTACACGGAATTTGAATAATTTCCCTCTGCTATTTGCTTTGATGCGTCTTGTCCGGAGCCTTCTTCAAAATCCTCATATACATATTGAACCTTAT CTACAACAATTGATGCCATCTGTTATTACCTGCCTTGTTGCAAAAAGATTAGGGAATAGATACACTGACAATCACTGGGAACTTAGAAACTTTACAGCAAACCTGGTGTCTTCAATTTGCAAAAG ATTTGGGCATGTTTATCACAATCTTCAACCACGTTTGACAAGGACTCTGCTTCATGCTTTCTTGGATCCAACAAAAGCATTATCTCAGCATTATGGTGCAATTCAAGGGCTAGCAGCTCTTGGTCCCACTGTG GTTCGTCTACTCATACTTCCAAATCTTGATTCGTATATGCAACTTCTTGAGCCAGAAATGATACTTGAGAAGCAAAAGAATGAGTTAAAGAGGCAAGAAGCTTGGCGTGTCTATGGAGCTTTACTG AATGCTGCTGGCCAATGTATGCATGATCGGCTCAAGCTGTTCCATAGTCTGTTGTCTCCTCCAGCTCATGCCGTTTGGAAAAGGAATGGAAAGGTTGCAACAACAATGACAA ATAAACGCAAAGCAAGCACAGACAACATGATGCAACAACCACCACTCAAAAAACTAGCTACTGATGGTGCGGTGGGAGCAATGCCAATGAACTCCATGCAAGTTGACATGCAAGGAGCTGCAGGTGGATTCTCCACATCTGTATCGATGTCCCACCAGTTACCAAAGGAACACATGTTAGGAAGGGAGGTCAGTGGGAAAATGGTAAAGGGGTCAACAGTTCTTGCTCAGGCGTGGAAAGAGGAGACAGACGCAGGACATCTAATGGCATCGTTGTTCGAATATTTTGGGGAAAGCGTGTTCTCCTTTACACCCAAACCAGAGTTGTCTTTcttcttgtga
- the LOC137715100 gene encoding serine/threonine-protein phosphatase PP-X isozyme 2-like, with amino-acid sequence MSDLDRQIEQLKKCEPLKESEVKALCLKAMEILVEESNVQRVDAPVTICGDIHGQFYDMKELFKVGGDCPKTNYLFLGDFVDRGFYSVETFLLLLALKVRYPDRITLIRGNHESRQITQVYGFYDECLRKYGSVNVWRYCTDIFDYLSLSALIENKIFSVHGGLSPAITTLDQIRTIDRKQEVPHDGGMCDLLWSDPEDIVDGWGLSPRGAGYLFGGSVVTPFNHANNIDYICRAHQLVMEGYKWMFNNQIVTVWSAPNYCYRCGNVAAILELDENLNKQFRVFDAAPQESRGAPAKKPAPDYFL; translated from the exons ATGTCAGACCTAGACCGGCAAATAGAGCAGCTAAAGAAGTGCGAGCCTCTCAAAGAGTCGGAGGTGAAGGCTCTCTGCCTCAAAGCCATGGAAATCCTCGTCGAAGAGAGCAACGTTCAGAGAGTCGATGCTCCTGTCact ATATGCGGCGACATCCATGGGCAATTCTATGACATGAAAGAGCTTTTCAAAGTAGGAGGTGATTGCCCGAAGACTAACTACTTGTTTCTTGGAGATTTTGTTGACAGAGGATTCTATTCCGTTGAGACATTTCTACTCCTACTTGCCCTTAAG GTTAGATATCCTGATCGGATAACTCTTATTAGAGGAAACCACGAGAGCCGTCAGATCACACAG GTGTATGGATTCTACGATGAATGTCTACGAAAGTATGGATCCGTCAATGTTTGGAGATATTGCACGGATATATTCGATTATCTGAG TCTGTCCGCTCTCATCGAAAATAAGATTTTCAGTGTACATGGTGGTCTCTCTCCTGCCATTACAACCTTGGATCAG ATACGAACAATTGATAGGAAGCAAGAAGTACCTCATGATGGTGGCATGTGTGACCTACTTTGGTCAGATCCTGAAGATATCGTGGATGGTTGGGGTTTGAGTCCGCGTGGTGCTGGTTACCTCTTTGGTGGCAGTGTTGTTACCCCATTTAACCATGCAAACAACATTGACTATATATGCCGTGCCCATCAGTTGGTAATGGAAGGGTATAAATGGATGTTCAATAACCAGATCGTAACTGTCTGGTCAGCACCAAATTACTGTTACAG ATGTGGTAATGTAGCTGCAATTCTTGAGCTGGATGAAAATCTTAATAAGCAGTTTCGTGTCTTTGATGCTGCTCCACAG GAGTCAAGAGGCGCGCCTGCCAAGAAACCTGCACCAGACTACTTTCTCTGA
- the LOC137715099 gene encoding NADH dehydrogenase [ubiquinone] 1 alpha subcomplex subunit 2 translates to MAWRGKLSQNLKEIRVLLCQSSPSSASTRTFVEKNYKDLKSANPKLPILIRECRGIEPQLWARYDMGVERGVRLEGLTEPQISKALEDLVKVGESLKA, encoded by the exons atggcaTGGAGAGGGAAGCTATCTCAGAACTTGAAGGAGATTAGGGTTTTGCTCTGCCAATCGTCCCCTTCAAGCGCATCGACCAG AACATTTGTGGAGAAGAATTACAAGGATCTGAAGAGTGCAAACCCCAAATTGCCCATCTTAATTCGTGAATGCAGAGGGATTGAACCTCAGTTGTGGGCTAGATATG ACATGGGTGTTGAGAGGGGCGTTCGATTGGAAGGTTTAACAGAGCCACAGATTTCAAAGGCACTAGAGGACCTTGTTAAAGTGGGGGAGTCTCTGAAAGCCTGA
- the LOC137715219 gene encoding syntaxin-52-like isoform X2, producing the protein MASSSDSWIKEYNEATKLADDISGMISELSTLPAGPDTQRHVSAIRRKITILGTRLDSLQSLLSKLPGKQHISEKEMNRRKDMIGNLRSKVKQMASTLTSNSSNRDSLLGSEINKTDAMGRTVGLDNYGLVGLQRQIMKEQDEGLEKLEETVISTKHIALAVNEELDLHTRLIDDLDDHVEVTDSRLRRVQKNLAVLNKRTKGGCSCMCMLLSVVGIVVLIAVIFLLIKYL; encoded by the exons ATGGCATCTTCTTCGGACTCATGGATAAAGGAATATAACGAAGCAACAAAACTTGCTGATGATATCAGTGGTATGATATCCGAACTGAGTACATTGCCTGCAGGTCCTGACACCCAGCGTCATGTCTCTGCTATACGGCGGAAGATTACAATATTGGGGACTAGACTTGATAGCTTACAGTCCCTTCTGTCAAAACTCCCTGGAAAACAGCACAT ATCAGAGAAGGAGATGAATCGTCGAAAGGATATGATAGGAAATTTAAGATCGAAAGTGAAGCAGATGGCTTCAACATTGACGTCCAACTCTTCCAACCGAGATAGCTTGCTGGGgtcagaaataaataaaactgatgCCATGGGAAGAACAGTTGGACTAGACAACTACGGCCTTGTTGGTTTGCAAAGACAAATTATGAAAG AGCAAGATGAGGGGCTTGAGAAATTGGAGGAGACTGTAATAAGCACAAAACATATTGCATTGGCAGTCAATGAAGAACTTGACCTACACACTAGACTTATT GATGACTTGGATGATCATGTGGAAGTTACGGACTCTCGGCTACGG CGGGTGCAGAAGAACTTGGCAGTTTTGAACAAGCGGACAAAGGGTGGTTGCTCTTGCATGTGCATGCTTTTATCTGTCGTCGGGATAGTAGTTCTGATTGCTGTGATTTTTTTGCTGATCAAATACTTGTAA
- the LOC137715913 gene encoding V-type proton ATPase subunit e1 codes for MGFLVTTLIFIVIGIIASLCTRICCNRGPSANLFHLTLVITATICCWMMWAIVYLAQMKPLIVPILNEGE; via the exons ATGGGGTTCTTAGTTACGACCCTAATTTTCATTGTGATTGGGATTATTGCGTCCTTATGTACCAGAATTTGCTGCAACAGAGGACCCTCTGCTAATTT GTTCCATCTAACATTGGTTATTACAGCAACGATCTGTTGTTGGATGAT GTGGGCAATTGTATATCTTGCACAAATGAAACCACTCATAGTCCCTATTCTAAATGAAGGAGAGTGA
- the LOC137715219 gene encoding syntaxin-52-like isoform X1, which translates to MGYVGSFSTMASSSDSWIKEYNEATKLADDISGMISELSTLPAGPDTQRHVSAIRRKITILGTRLDSLQSLLSKLPGKQHISEKEMNRRKDMIGNLRSKVKQMASTLTSNSSNRDSLLGSEINKTDAMGRTVGLDNYGLVGLQRQIMKEQDEGLEKLEETVISTKHIALAVNEELDLHTRLIDDLDDHVEVTDSRLRRVQKNLAVLNKRTKGGCSCMCMLLSVVGIVVLIAVIFLLIKYL; encoded by the exons ATGGGTTACGTGGGATCGTTTAG TACAATGGCATCTTCTTCGGACTCATGGATAAAGGAATATAACGAAGCAACAAAACTTGCTGATGATATCAGTGGTATGATATCCGAACTGAGTACATTGCCTGCAGGTCCTGACACCCAGCGTCATGTCTCTGCTATACGGCGGAAGATTACAATATTGGGGACTAGACTTGATAGCTTACAGTCCCTTCTGTCAAAACTCCCTGGAAAACAGCACAT ATCAGAGAAGGAGATGAATCGTCGAAAGGATATGATAGGAAATTTAAGATCGAAAGTGAAGCAGATGGCTTCAACATTGACGTCCAACTCTTCCAACCGAGATAGCTTGCTGGGgtcagaaataaataaaactgatgCCATGGGAAGAACAGTTGGACTAGACAACTACGGCCTTGTTGGTTTGCAAAGACAAATTATGAAAG AGCAAGATGAGGGGCTTGAGAAATTGGAGGAGACTGTAATAAGCACAAAACATATTGCATTGGCAGTCAATGAAGAACTTGACCTACACACTAGACTTATT GATGACTTGGATGATCATGTGGAAGTTACGGACTCTCGGCTACGG CGGGTGCAGAAGAACTTGGCAGTTTTGAACAAGCGGACAAAGGGTGGTTGCTCTTGCATGTGCATGCTTTTATCTGTCGTCGGGATAGTAGTTCTGATTGCTGTGATTTTTTTGCTGATCAAATACTTGTAA